A stretch of the Sulfuritortus calidifontis genome encodes the following:
- the panD gene encoding aspartate 1-decarboxylase: MQRTLLKSKLHRVHVTAAELEYEGSCAIDESLLEAADIREYEQIQIYNVSNGERFTTYAIRGERGSGMISVNGAAAHKAAVGDVLIIATYAVYNEIELARYQPRLVYVDEQNRIKRIGSEIPAQAA, translated from the coding sequence ATGCAACGGACTTTGCTCAAATCCAAGCTGCACCGCGTGCACGTGACCGCCGCCGAGCTGGAGTACGAAGGCTCCTGCGCGATCGACGAGTCGCTGCTGGAGGCGGCCGACATCCGCGAGTACGAGCAGATCCAGATCTACAACGTCAGCAACGGCGAACGCTTCACCACCTACGCCATCCGCGGCGAACGGGGCAGCGGCATGATCTCGGTCAACGGCGCGGCGGCACACAAGGCCGCGGTGGGCGACGTGCTAATCATCGCGACCTACGCGGTCTACAACGAGATCGAACTGGCGCGTTACCAGCCCAGGCTGGTCTACGTCGACGAGCAGAACCGGATCAAGCGCATCGGCAGCGAGATCCCGGCCCAGGCCGCTTAA